The Lasioglossum baleicum chromosome 12, iyLasBale1, whole genome shotgun sequence genome includes a region encoding these proteins:
- the LOC143214557 gene encoding uncharacterized protein LOC143214557, whose product MCSVDGGIDKTMRTFRHHKREKISALTPNKREHPKINKLNSPQTNPKKLLTIFHYYANDAVEFSEGVQRSLSPRLLEHYSRDRSTFESKSESKISLTNLRSVSSTPALPRVSSGARIESKKSFGTAAAPEVKHSFTFVKTDQVLPVVDIGCTYSSYRYKAFETCLRDHYGSRYPPGEVVLNSMQLHLLDSRTSVIEPSMAGLFDFVKESELLLNGPDVSSKLEIEYLNPLDHFVTRQLRRPSTVERFTETSGEQHEQDRAPSFDTRASPDTIKAVITGQEKNARVNRRSAKKIELSRKYDLSSVRRV is encoded by the exons ATGTGTTCCGTCGACGGTGGAATTGACAAAACGATGAGGACATTCCGGCACCATAAACGGGAGAAAATCTCAGCCCTTAC GCCGAACAAACGCGAACACCCTAAAATTAACAAACTAAATTCTCCTCAGACAAACCCGAAGAAACTGTTGACGATCTTTCATTACTACGCAAACGACGCAGTCGAGTTCTCCGAAGGAGTTCAGAGAAGTTTGTCGCCCCGGCTGTTGGAGCACTATTCGAGGGATCGTTCCACGTTCGAGTCAAAGTCGGAGTCGAAGATATCGTTAACCAACCTGAGGAGCGTTTCGTCGACGCCGGCGTTGCCGCGGGTCTCGTCCGGCGCAAGAATCGAGTCGAAGAAATCGTTCGGGACTGCAGCAGCACCGGAGGTGAAGCATTCGTTCACGTTCGTTAAAACGGACCAGGTGCTGCCGGTGGTGGACATCGGCTGTACGTATAGCTCGTACCGGTACAAAGCGTTCGAGACCTGCTTGCGCGACCATTACGGGTCCAGGTACCCACCCGGAGAGGTAGTGCTAAACTCGATGCAACTGCATCTGCTGGACTCGAGGACGAGCGTGATCGAGCCGAGCATGGCCGGTCTCTTTGACTTCGTCAAAGAGAGCGAACTACTGCTGAACGGTCCGGACGTATCGAGCAAGCTGGAAATTGAGTATCTTAATCCGTTGGATCACTTTGTGACCAGGCAGCTCCGCAGACCCTCCACCGTCGAGAGATTCACCGAAACGTCCGGCGAGCAGCACGAACAGGATCGCGCTCCGTCGTTCGACACCAGGGCCAGCCCGGATACTATCAAAGCCGTAATCACTGGCCAGGAGAAGAATGCCCGGGTCAATCGGAGATCCGCCAAAAAGATCGAACTCTCTCGCAAATACGATTTGTCTTCGGTTAGGCGCGTTTAG